A portion of the Oryzias melastigma strain HK-1 linkage group LG1, ASM292280v2, whole genome shotgun sequence genome contains these proteins:
- the LOC112137113 gene encoding dnaJ homolog subfamily A member 3, mitochondrial isoform X1 produces the protein MACAAATRLTARWLASSLSSGSLTGRFLLVSAGNGAVCKAAVCQAYRGGIAVSFSSFARGNVVTLTRVTGGTCHHGTPCHSFHSSSMLANKQDFYEILGVSRSASQKDIKKAYYQLAKKYHPDTNPNDPEAKEKFAKLAEAYEVLSDELKRKQYDTYGAAGFDPQRAGAGQQQYYRAGGSSIDPEELFRKIFGEFSGGMGFGDIHNMFDQRPEYMMELTFTEAAKGVNKELSVNIDDNCPRCGGIGNEPGTKVSLCHYCNGTGMETISTGPFMMRSSCRRCRGKGSIINTPCALCRGSGQTKKRHTVAVPVPAGVDNGQTVRMSVGTKEILITFRVQKSPVFRRNGADIHSDAFISIAQAILGGTATAPGLYETISIVIPAGCEADQVIRLQGKGIRRMNSFGYGDHYVHIKIKVPKKVTQRQRSLLLSYAEEEADVQGTINGFSPSKAGGSKHQSSGAKSEEKQEQKEEGGFFSKLKKMFS, from the exons ATGGCGTGCGCTGCTGCCACTCGTCTGACGGCTCGCTGGTTAGCTTCATCACTTTCTTCAGGCTCTTTAACTGGTCGTTTTCTTTTAGTATCTGCTGGAAATGGTGCAGTTTGTAAAGCAGCCGTGTGTCAGGCGTACCGGGGAGGGatagctgttagcttcagctcTTTCGCACGAGGAAATGTTGTGACATTGACAAGAGTGACAG GGGGGACGTGCCACCATGGAACTCCCTGCCACTCTTTCCATTCCAGCTCCATGTTGGCAAATAAACAGGACTTCTATGAAATATTGGGTGTCTCCCGCAGTGCGTCACAGAAAGACATTAAGAAGGCGTACTATCAG TTGGCAAAAAAATACCATCCAGACACAAATCCCAATGACCCAGAGGCCAAAGAGAAGTTTGCCAAACTCGCTGAAGCCTATGAG GTTCTGAGTGATGAGTTAAAGAGGAAGCAGTATGATACATATGGAGCCGCCGGCTTCGATCCACAGCGGGCCGGAGCTGGACAGCAGCAGTACTACAGGGCAGGAGGCTCCAGCATCGACCCGGAGGAACTCTTCAGGAAGATTTTTGGGGAGTTCTCAGGGGGCATGGGCTTTGGAGACATCCATAATATGTTTGATCAAAGGCCGGAG TATATGATGGAGCTCACATTCACTGAGGCTGCTAAAGGTGTGAATAAGGAGCTGAGTGTGAACATCGACGACAACTGTCCAAGGTGTGGTGGAATAGGCAACGAGCCAGGCACCAAGGTGTCACTCTGTCACTACTGTAACGGCACCGGCATG gagacgATCAGCACCGGCCCATTCATGATGCGCAGCTCGTGCCGGCGATGCAGAGGGAAAGGGTCCATCATAAACACTCCCTGTGCTCTCTGTCGAGGTTCTGGACAAACCAAAAAGAGGCACACAGTGGCTGTTCCTGTCCCAGCAG gGGTGGACAACGGTCAGACTGTGCGCATGTCAGTTGGAACCAAAGAAATCCTAATTACCTTTAga GTCCAAAAGAGCCCAGTGTTCAGACGGAATGGAGCAGACATCCACTCAGACGCGTTTATCTCTATAGCTCAGGCTATTCTGGGAGGCACAGCAACAGCACCGGGGCTGTATGAAACCATCAGTATAGTG ATTCCTGCTGGTTGTGAAGCGGATCAGGTGATTCGGCTGCAGGGCAAAGGGATCCGGAGGATGAACAGCTTCGGCTACGGAGATCATTATGTTCACATCAAGATCAAAGTGCCCAA GAAAGTGACACAAAGGCAACGCTCTTTGTTACTGAGTTATGCAGAAGAGGAGGCTGATGTTCAAGGAACCATCAATGGATTCAGTCCTTCAAAAG cagggggcagcaaacACCAAAGCTCAGGTGCAAAGTCAGAAGAAAAGcaggagcagaaggaggaggGAGGCTTCTTTTccaaactaaagaaaatgtttagctAA
- the LOC112137113 gene encoding dnaJ homolog subfamily A member 3, mitochondrial isoform X2, with the protein MACAAATRLTARWLASSLSSGSLTGRFLLVSAGNGAVCKAAVCQAYRGGIAVSFSSFARGNVVTLTRVTGGTCHHGTPCHSFHSSSMLANKQDFYEILGVSRSASQKDIKKAYYQLAKKYHPDTNPNDPEAKEKFAKLAEAYEVLSDELKRKQYDTYGAAGFDPQRAGAGQQQYYRAGGSSIDPEELFRKIFGEFSGGMGFGDIHNMFDQRPEYMMELTFTEAAKGVNKELSVNIDDNCPRCGGIGNEPGTKVSLCHYCNGTGMETISTGPFMMRSSCRRCRGKGSIINTPCALCRGSGQTKKRHTVAVPVPAGVDNGQTVRMSVGTKEILITFRVQKSPVFRRNGADIHSDAFISIAQAILGGTATAPGLYETISIVIPAGCEADQVIRLQGKGIRRMNSFGYGDHYVHIKIKVPKKVTQRQRSLLLSYAEEEADVQGTINGFSPSKGGSKHQSSGAKSEEKQEQKEEGGFFSKLKKMFS; encoded by the exons ATGGCGTGCGCTGCTGCCACTCGTCTGACGGCTCGCTGGTTAGCTTCATCACTTTCTTCAGGCTCTTTAACTGGTCGTTTTCTTTTAGTATCTGCTGGAAATGGTGCAGTTTGTAAAGCAGCCGTGTGTCAGGCGTACCGGGGAGGGatagctgttagcttcagctcTTTCGCACGAGGAAATGTTGTGACATTGACAAGAGTGACAG GGGGGACGTGCCACCATGGAACTCCCTGCCACTCTTTCCATTCCAGCTCCATGTTGGCAAATAAACAGGACTTCTATGAAATATTGGGTGTCTCCCGCAGTGCGTCACAGAAAGACATTAAGAAGGCGTACTATCAG TTGGCAAAAAAATACCATCCAGACACAAATCCCAATGACCCAGAGGCCAAAGAGAAGTTTGCCAAACTCGCTGAAGCCTATGAG GTTCTGAGTGATGAGTTAAAGAGGAAGCAGTATGATACATATGGAGCCGCCGGCTTCGATCCACAGCGGGCCGGAGCTGGACAGCAGCAGTACTACAGGGCAGGAGGCTCCAGCATCGACCCGGAGGAACTCTTCAGGAAGATTTTTGGGGAGTTCTCAGGGGGCATGGGCTTTGGAGACATCCATAATATGTTTGATCAAAGGCCGGAG TATATGATGGAGCTCACATTCACTGAGGCTGCTAAAGGTGTGAATAAGGAGCTGAGTGTGAACATCGACGACAACTGTCCAAGGTGTGGTGGAATAGGCAACGAGCCAGGCACCAAGGTGTCACTCTGTCACTACTGTAACGGCACCGGCATG gagacgATCAGCACCGGCCCATTCATGATGCGCAGCTCGTGCCGGCGATGCAGAGGGAAAGGGTCCATCATAAACACTCCCTGTGCTCTCTGTCGAGGTTCTGGACAAACCAAAAAGAGGCACACAGTGGCTGTTCCTGTCCCAGCAG gGGTGGACAACGGTCAGACTGTGCGCATGTCAGTTGGAACCAAAGAAATCCTAATTACCTTTAga GTCCAAAAGAGCCCAGTGTTCAGACGGAATGGAGCAGACATCCACTCAGACGCGTTTATCTCTATAGCTCAGGCTATTCTGGGAGGCACAGCAACAGCACCGGGGCTGTATGAAACCATCAGTATAGTG ATTCCTGCTGGTTGTGAAGCGGATCAGGTGATTCGGCTGCAGGGCAAAGGGATCCGGAGGATGAACAGCTTCGGCTACGGAGATCATTATGTTCACATCAAGATCAAAGTGCCCAA GAAAGTGACACAAAGGCAACGCTCTTTGTTACTGAGTTATGCAGAAGAGGAGGCTGATGTTCAAGGAACCATCAATGGATTCAGTCCTTCAAAAG ggggcagcaaacACCAAAGCTCAGGTGCAAAGTCAGAAGAAAAGcaggagcagaaggaggaggGAGGCTTCTTTTccaaactaaagaaaatgtttagctAA
- the tmem187 gene encoding transmembrane protein 187: MRSAVLHVVIPLGMIAALSRTSVFSDVHVDLTYEHYAEERLDYLPAVVAMPCNCLVNVGYFLVGLYWLFWGGYIQEREDSRYLREVFAVMAICYAPVQWTRLATLQRAPAVLDQWVTLPIFAWVPAWIDHIEDLPRRWRSRRAAALELCSVLSYGLALAHELGFETALACHVTFAVYKGVRVQVSHGDDRSRRHLLQAMASCAGFVGLKLLDHRLSEFWLFQRFTGHFWSKVCDVLQFHYSFCFLTTVTRRAQTDKTS, encoded by the coding sequence ATGAGGTCTGCTGTGCTTCACGTCGTAATCCCTTTGGGGATGATCGCCGCCCTGTCGAGGACGAGTGTGTTCAGTGACGTCCACGTGGACCTGACTTATGAGCACTACGCGGAGGAGAGGCTGGACTACCTGCCTGCTGTCGTAGCCATGCCGTGTAACTGTCTGGTTAACGTGGGTTACTTCCTCGTGGGACTATATTGGCTGTTCTGGGGCGGATACATCCAGGAAAGAGAAGACAGTCGATATTTGAGGGAGGTGTTCGCCGTTATGGCCATCTGCTACGCGCCGGTGCAGTGGACGCGCCTCGCAACGCTGCAGCGCGCGCCCGCCGTGCTGGATCAGTGGGTGACGCTGCCGATCTTCGCGTGGGTTCCCGCGTGGATTGACCACATAGAAGACCTGCCGCGGAGGTGGCGCTCCCGGAGAGCGGCGGCGCTGGAACTGTGCTCCGTCCTCAGTTACGGACTCGCGCTTGCGCACGAACTCGGCTTCGAGACTGCTCTGGCCTGTCACGTGACTTTTGCTGTGTACAAGGGAGTCCGCGTGCAGGTGTCTCACGGGGACGATCGCTCCAGGCGACACCTCCTGCAGGCGATGGCCTCCTGCGCGGGCTTTGTGGGGCTGAAGCTGCTGGATCACCGGCTCTCGGAGTTCTGGCTGTTCCAGAGGTTCACCGGACACTTCTGGTCCAAAGTGTGCGACGTGCTGCAGTTCCACTACAGCTTCTGCTTCCTGACCACGGTCACGCGCAGGGCGCAGACGGATAAAACCAGCTAG